The DNA segment GCCGGTTACGATGCCACCAATGGTTATGTGCCGGGTAGCAATGTGGGCACCGAGATCGTATCCACCAACAACAGCTACCCCTATCCCGGCACCGCCACCAAGGCATCCACGCGCACCGACTGTGCCGGAACCACCTGCACCTACACCGAGGAAATGACCAATTACGCCAACTGGTATACCTACTACCGTACGCGCATGCAGATGATGAAAACCTCCACCAGCATCGCCTTTCAGCCGGTGGGCGCGACCTACCGGGTCGGGTATTTCAGCATCAACAACAATACCGGCACAGATTTTCTCAATGTGTCGGATTTCAACATGACGCAGAAGCGGGCCTGGTATGCCAAGCTGTTTGCCGCCAATCCCAACAACAGCACACCGCTGCACCCGGCCATGACCAATGCCGGACGCATCTATGCCGGCATGAAGAATGGCGACACCTTCAACGGCAGCGTGGTGGTCGACCCGATGCAGTATTCCTGTCAGCAGAATTTCACCATACTGTCGACCGACGGCTACTGGAACTCGGGCAGCGGCTACAAGCTGAATGGCACAACCACGGTTGGCCAACAGGATGGCACGGAGGTCCGGCCCTTCGTCGACTCAAGCATCGTCACCGATACGACGGTGACGCCCTGGAGCAAGGTGGATCGCAAGACCACGGTAACGCCTGTCGTTACCACCACGCCTTACACGCGCACGATCACCACCGTCGCCACCGCCACACCGACCCTCCCCACTTCGTGTTTGCTGGACAACGGAAGCAACTCGAGCGGTTCCGCCAAAACCTGGTGCATCACGACCTCCGGCAACAGCAATTCCAATCAGCGCTATGAGTGCAACCAGCTCGATGCCGGCGGCAACAAAGTCTATGCATGCCGTGGCAACAGCGCGGCGGCCACACTGCCGACTGGGGGTGCAGCGTGCAAGACCGACGTTGATGACAATTCCATCTACTGCATTTTCAACAACAGCGCTCCGGCGGGCGCCCTTTCTTGCGAGCAAGTCCGCTCGGGCAACAATTTGTACGGCTGCCGGTTCCAGTGTCCCGCCGGTCAGTCGGCGGTCAGCGTGCAGACCCAGACATCGCCCCGCACACTCACCGGGAGCATCACCTCCGAAGACGACTTCACCTCGACCTTCAACCGGACTGTCGTGATCACCAATGGCGTCGCCGCGCCGCCAACTGACAGCCTCCCCACCGTAAGCGTTGTCAACGTCACACCCGCCACGATGGATGCAGGCTCTGTCGATTCCGGGGTTCCCGACGGCAGCAACCCCGCACTGTGGACCAACAGCGGATCCGCGGTCGTCAGTTGCTCCGCCAGCCCGCCCGCCGCCGGCACCAGCCCCGGCGTTGCCGGTGCTGCGACTACCGTCAACGGCACGCCAGTCGTTACCACCACTATTGCCGGAGTCAACACGGCAGGTGCGTCCACCACGACCAGCGTAGGTAGCGGCGGCACCTCGAATACCCTGGCCGACGTGGCGGAGTATTACTACAAGACCGACCTGCGCACTGCGGCATTGACCAACTGCACCGGCGTGATAGTGCCCCCGGCAACGGCAGGCAGCGACGTTTGCAGCAACGACGTACCGGCCACAGGAGAAGATGCGGCGTCCTGGCAACACATGACCACCTTCACCCTCGGCCTCGGGGCGTCAGGCAAGATGCTGTTCTCGCCCAGCTATGCCTCCGCCACGACCACCATCGATGATTACTATGCGATCAAGAATGGCATATCCGCCGACGGCGTGGCGGGTATCTGCACCTGGCAGGCCACGGGCACACAATGCAACTGGCCGGTGCCGGTGAGCAATACGATGACCACCATCGACGACTTGTGGCACACCGCAGTCAATGGCCGTGGCACTTACTTCAGCGCCACCAACCCGGCAACACTTTCGGCCGGCCTGTCCAGCGCCTTGTCGGGCGTCAGCGCCCGCCTCGGATCTTCCGCCGCCGCCACCACCAGCAACCCCAACGTGACCTCGGGCGACAACTTCGTCTTCAGTTCGACCTTTTCCACGCAGGTCTGGGACGGCGAACTGGTGCGCCAGCAGATCGACCTGACCACCGGCGTCGTGTCGACTGCGATCGACTGGGCTGCGCAGGACCTGCTCGATCTCAGGACCCACACGGGCCGTACCATTTACACCTTTGATTCCGCCACGGCGAACAAGCTCAAGGCATTTACCTACGCCAGTTTGACCAGCACGGAACAGGCCTACTTCAATACGCCGAACATCGCCGGCCTGTCGCAATTCTGTTCAGTCGGCACCACCTGCCTGAGCTCCACCGATCAAAGCGCCGCGGCCGGGAACAACCTGGTGAACTTCCTGCGCGGCCAACGCACCAACGAAGGGGTTGCCAGCGACACCAGCAAGTACTACCGCCAGCGCAATCACCTGCTCGGTGACATCGTGACGGCTGAGGCTGTGTATGTGAAGAAATCGCTGTTCCAGTATCTGGATCGCGGCTACCTGAAGACACCCGACGGCACCACCTACACACCCTTCGTCACAGCCAACAACACGCGCCGGGGCATGGTCTATGCAGCCTCCAACGACGGCATGCTTCATGCCTTCTATGCGGCATCGGCGCCCTGCACGACGCTGCCCGTCCCATCGGCCAGCCCACCCGTCGCCGCGGTTCCCGCGGACTGCGACCCGGATATCACGACGGGCGCCACGGTAAAGGGCGGCGACGAAGCGTGGGCCTACATACCGTCCCAGATGCTGCCCAACCTCTACAAACTGGCAGACAAGAACTACTCGAACCAGCACAGCTATTTTGTGGATGGTACGCCAGTGGTTGCCGATATCTGCACGGCGAACTGCAATGCAAGCCCGACGGTGGTCGAGGACGGCCTGACCGCGAGTATTGTCATCGCTTCGGCCAGTTGGGCAGCAGGAGTGGCGACCATCACCACGGCGGAAGCGCATGGCTACTCGGTGAACACCATCGTTGTCATCAACGGCATGTCTGCCAGCGGTTACAACGGCACCTTC comes from the Sulfuritalea hydrogenivorans sk43H genome and includes:
- a CDS encoding PilC/PilY family type IV pilus protein — protein: MNSRLLRGIGQALLFLGAASGTQGAVTSISSAPLVTSGASAVLPNLMFILDDSGSMDSDYMPDWANDNSPGVNLYKNSRFNGVAYDPAVTYQKPVRYATDGTLDTTTYPSQTGTSATTGANTGVAMPNWKAVKNDAYGVQSTSTSDLTSSAYFYTFLAGEYCTNVKQQTCAAGTAPSVTHPVTAYLRWCDSAAHTSNDKPVAAPPKGCQAVWTNDAFFYPRYPGLFLGTSATTSFTVSASTNAIVTGITANGLQILNASTASSSTPSTVASNIVAGINACTLFAKGNCQVAGYSATRSSSTVTITAPATIGTTNVNANGYAVVMSFSNTLQTTSPAKSGASPFTMTAFAGYDATNGYVPGSNVGTEIVSTNNSYPYPGTATKASTRTDCAGTTCTYTEEMTNYANWYTYYRTRMQMMKTSTSIAFQPVGATYRVGYFSINNNTGTDFLNVSDFNMTQKRAWYAKLFAANPNNSTPLHPAMTNAGRIYAGMKNGDTFNGSVVVDPMQYSCQQNFTILSTDGYWNSGSGYKLNGTTTVGQQDGTEVRPFVDSSIVTDTTVTPWSKVDRKTTVTPVVTTTPYTRTITTVATATPTLPTSCLLDNGSNSSGSAKTWCITTSGNSNSNQRYECNQLDAGGNKVYACRGNSAAATLPTGGAACKTDVDDNSIYCIFNNSAPAGALSCEQVRSGNNLYGCRFQCPAGQSAVSVQTQTSPRTLTGSITSEDDFTSTFNRTVVITNGVAAPPTDSLPTVSVVNVTPATMDAGSVDSGVPDGSNPALWTNSGSAVVSCSASPPAAGTSPGVAGAATTVNGTPVVTTTIAGVNTAGASTTTSVGSGGTSNTLADVAEYYYKTDLRTAALTNCTGVIVPPATAGSDVCSNDVPATGEDAASWQHMTTFTLGLGASGKMLFSPSYASATTTIDDYYAIKNGISADGVAGICTWQATGTQCNWPVPVSNTMTTIDDLWHTAVNGRGTYFSATNPATLSAGLSSALSGVSARLGSSAAATTSNPNVTSGDNFVFSSTFSTQVWDGELVRQQIDLTTGVVSTAIDWAAQDLLDLRTHTGRTIYTFDSATANKLKAFTYASLTSTEQAYFNTPNIAGLSQFCSVGTTCLSSTDQSAAAGNNLVNFLRGQRTNEGVASDTSKYYRQRNHLLGDIVTAEAVYVKKSLFQYLDRGYLKTPDGTTYTPFVTANNTRRGMVYAASNDGMLHAFYAASAPCTTLPVPSASPPVAAVPADCDPDITTGATVKGGDEAWAYIPSQMLPNLYKLADKNYSNQHSYFVDGTPVVADICTANCNASPTVVEDGLTASIVIASASWAAGVATITTAEAHGYSVNTIVVINGMSASGYNGTFTITEVPNSTTFKFALVADPGSHPDPVWKTILVGGFNAGGRGYYALDITDPLAPKALWEYTETNMGYTFGNPEITKLKDGTWVVLVTSGYNNLSPGDGVGRLYVINANTGTLIRTISTGTGSPSVDITTASWSANVATITTSAAHGFVVGDAASITGVTPSGYNGTFTVTAVPSATQFRYALTTDPFVTRSGRVNPKAVSAASWAAGTVTMDTTAAHGLTVGTSITVTGFDNANTGYNGTFLVTAVPSTTRLQYAVASDPGGWTALGSETVSRTASITTPWAANVATITTATAHGLAVGNTVTVAGFSPSGYSGTFTVTAVPTTTTFRYTLATDPGTVGAVAGGTPSNLGRIRAWVDNATNDNTALRVYGGDMFGNVWRFDINGDIGAAGYDAHRMVTLYTDAAGTARQPITSRPELGEITVGNTKYPVVFVGTGRYLGTPDLTDLSQQTMYAIKDNLDSTSLPNPHAAGSDFVEQVQTTTLCPSGSPTSICRAGESVRTTTNNAVDFSTKNGWYVDFPDGGERDNTDPVLQLGTLVFNTNVPNVSACTAGGYSYTWFLDYRTGGAVSSSTTGVSARRLGSALATRPTVVRLPNNTVVALTRLSDGTTTTSDVAIGSGAGTTRRVSWRELITE